One segment of Aquimarina sp. BL5 DNA contains the following:
- the sthA gene encoding Si-specific NAD(P)(+) transhydrogenase: MKKKFDLIVIGSGPAGEKAAAKAAYFGYKVAIIEKERSYGGAGVQTGTLPSKTLKETALYLSGIYQKGIFGVDKQIGRETGVHDFLYRKNIVTNHMHKTVAHNLRKHGIEVFEGFASFIDTTHVKISGELEQIIEGKFILIATGSYPYHPENIPFDNKRVLDSDSILNIKRFPKSICVLGAGVIGCEYATIFGAMGVKTFIVNDHDKILGFLDSEISEALVEQMRKNEIKILFNNSVVEFEIADDEMQPLRLKLRSGEYLNVEMFLFAAGRSGNIKGLNCDGIGLETGKRETVLVNDKFQTNIPNIYAVGDVIGFPALASTSMEQGRLAVTNMFDTADLESMADVFPYGIYTVPEVSMVGITEEQAKASNIDYGVGYSYFRDTARGKIMGDNDNGYLKLIFDKKSKVIKGVHIMGHFATELIHFGMQLVQENKTLDHLISTVFNYPTLHDLYKYASYDGLGNIAGKKVKTAGEVI; the protein is encoded by the coding sequence ATGAAAAAGAAATTTGATCTTATTGTCATTGGCTCAGGCCCTGCCGGTGAAAAAGCTGCAGCAAAAGCAGCATATTTTGGATACAAAGTGGCTATTATAGAAAAAGAACGTAGCTACGGTGGTGCAGGAGTACAGACAGGTACATTACCATCCAAAACATTAAAAGAGACTGCTTTATATCTATCCGGAATATATCAGAAAGGAATATTTGGTGTGGATAAACAAATAGGAAGGGAAACAGGAGTACACGATTTTTTATACCGTAAAAATATTGTGACCAATCATATGCATAAAACAGTAGCACATAATCTTAGGAAACACGGAATAGAAGTTTTTGAAGGTTTTGCAAGTTTTATAGATACTACACATGTGAAGATATCCGGAGAACTAGAGCAGATTATCGAAGGGAAGTTTATTCTTATAGCTACAGGTTCCTATCCGTATCATCCAGAAAATATACCGTTTGATAATAAACGTGTTTTAGATTCTGACTCAATTCTAAATATTAAACGCTTTCCTAAATCTATTTGTGTATTAGGAGCCGGAGTTATAGGCTGCGAATACGCTACTATTTTTGGTGCTATGGGAGTGAAGACTTTTATTGTTAATGATCACGATAAAATTTTAGGCTTTCTGGATTCAGAAATATCCGAAGCTCTTGTAGAACAAATGCGAAAGAATGAAATCAAAATCTTATTTAATAATTCTGTTGTAGAATTTGAGATTGCTGATGATGAAATGCAACCACTAAGGTTAAAATTAAGGTCTGGAGAGTACCTTAATGTAGAAATGTTCTTATTCGCCGCAGGAAGAAGTGGAAATATTAAGGGATTAAATTGTGACGGGATCGGATTAGAAACAGGAAAACGAGAAACGGTTTTGGTAAATGATAAGTTTCAGACAAATATTCCTAACATTTATGCTGTTGGAGATGTAATCGGTTTTCCAGCTTTAGCTAGCACTAGTATGGAGCAAGGGCGCCTGGCGGTTACCAATATGTTTGATACTGCAGATTTAGAATCTATGGCAGATGTATTTCCGTATGGTATTTATACAGTTCCTGAAGTTTCAATGGTTGGTATCACAGAAGAACAAGCTAAAGCCAGTAATATTGATTATGGAGTGGGATACAGCTATTTTAGGGACACTGCGAGAGGGAAAATTATGGGAGATAATGATAACGGATATTTAAAATTAATCTTCGATAAAAAATCAAAAGTGATAAAGGGTGTTCATATTATGGGACATTTTGCCACAGAATTGATCCACTTTGGTATGCAATTAGTGCAAGAGAACAAAACCCTGGATCACCTTATTTCTACGGTGTTTAATTATCCTACATTACACGACTTATACAAATACGCCAGTTATGATGGTTTAGGTAATATCGCCGGTAAAAAGGTAAAGACTGCAGGAGAGGTGATATAG